The following proteins come from a genomic window of Gottfriedia acidiceleris:
- a CDS encoding sulfite reductase subunit alpha, whose amino-acid sequence MKSTLNDTTNEKLPYSRTNPFPAKVLKNINLNGTDSNKETRHIELSLKGSGFTYVPGAALGVIPSNDPELVAALINEMKWDEEAVVTVGKQGETLSLKEALTSYFEITLLTKKILQQAAVFTENEELKNLVLVENATQLKEYCNGRDLLDMLRDFGPWSASAQEIVSLLRKMTPRLYSIASSIAANPDEVHLTIGAVRYTAHGRERKGVCSVLCSERIKEGDTLPVYVQANKHFYLPESGDKDIIMVGPGTGIAPFRSFIQERAVNKVTGRSWLFFGDQHEASDFLYRSELEKYQQDGVLTKIDTAFSRDTDQKVYVQHKMLENSKELFEWIEKGAYFYVCGDKEYMAKDVNEALITILEKEGAMERDAAEAHLKDMQKQGRYQRDVY is encoded by the coding sequence ATGAAATCTACATTAAATGATACTACAAATGAGAAACTCCCATATTCAAGAACCAATCCATTTCCAGCGAAGGTTCTAAAAAATATTAATTTAAATGGAACTGACTCAAACAAGGAAACAAGGCATATTGAATTATCATTGAAAGGGTCAGGATTTACTTATGTTCCAGGTGCTGCACTTGGTGTGATTCCTTCAAATGATCCTGAGCTAGTTGCTGCTCTTATAAATGAAATGAAATGGGATGAAGAAGCAGTTGTAACTGTTGGTAAGCAAGGTGAAACACTATCTTTAAAAGAAGCGCTTACATCCTATTTTGAAATTACACTGTTAACGAAGAAAATATTACAACAAGCTGCTGTATTTACAGAAAACGAAGAGTTGAAAAACCTTGTGTTGGTTGAAAATGCAACTCAACTAAAGGAATATTGCAATGGGCGAGATTTACTTGATATGTTACGTGATTTTGGTCCATGGAGTGCATCTGCTCAAGAGATCGTTTCATTATTAAGAAAAATGACTCCACGACTTTATTCAATCGCAAGTAGTATTGCTGCAAATCCAGATGAAGTTCATCTAACAATTGGTGCAGTACGCTACACTGCACACGGACGCGAGCGAAAAGGTGTTTGTTCTGTTTTATGTTCAGAACGTATTAAAGAAGGAGATACTCTTCCAGTCTATGTTCAAGCAAATAAACACTTCTATTTGCCAGAGTCTGGGGACAAAGATATTATTATGGTTGGACCTGGAACGGGGATTGCACCATTCCGTTCGTTTATCCAGGAAAGAGCAGTCAATAAAGTCACTGGCCGTTCATGGTTATTTTTTGGAGACCAGCATGAAGCGTCAGATTTCCTTTATAGAAGCGAGTTAGAAAAATATCAACAAGATGGAGTATTGACAAAAATTGATACTGCATTCTCCCGTGATACAGATCAAAAAGTTTATGTACAGCATAAAATGCTTGAAAACAGCAAAGAATTGTTTGAATGGATCGAAAAAGGAGCTTATTTCTACGTTTGTGGAGATAAAGAATATATGGCGAAAGACGTCAACGAAGCGCTTATTACGATTCTTGAAAAAGAAGGTGCGATGGAACGCGATGCAGCTGAAGCGCATCTTAAAGATATGCAGAAGCAAGGGCGTTATCAACGTGATGTGTATTAA
- a CDS encoding putative quinol monooxygenase: MIIIHAKMTIDSAKETKFLEEMTSLLELSRAEEGNISYDLTKQTDSENEFIMVEIWKDLNAVNAHNTSAHFTAFAEKASDYLTAPIQINLFEANKIK, translated from the coding sequence ATGATTATTATTCATGCAAAAATGACAATTGATTCAGCAAAAGAAACGAAATTTTTAGAGGAAATGACTTCGCTTTTAGAATTATCAAGAGCAGAAGAAGGTAACATTTCATACGATTTGACAAAACAAACGGATAGTGAAAATGAATTCATCATGGTCGAAATTTGGAAAGATTTAAATGCTGTAAATGCACATAATACAAGTGCTCATTTTACAGCGTTTGCTGAAAAAGCCTCAGATTACCTTACAGCGCCTATTCAAATAAATCTTTTTGAAGCAAATAAAATAAAGTAA
- a CDS encoding MFS transporter gives MKSFTKQENSWIFYDWANSAYSIIISTAVFPLFYKASASKAGISASDSTAYLGYTIAISTFILAMLGPILGTIADYKGFKKRLFTFFFSLGVSFTALLTIIPNDNWLLLLICYTLTAIGFAGANVFYDAFLVDVTSKERMNKVSARGYSLGYIGSTIPFIISIALIVLAQKEILSISTTLASQIAFLITAVWWGIFTIPLLRNVRQNYYIEPEQNPVLNSFKRLGKTFKNIRQYRALFIFLLAYFFYIDGVGTIITMSTAYGTDLGISSTNLLIILFVTQVVAAPFAIIYGKLADKFSGKIMLYVGIMIYMIVCIYAYFLNSTLDFWILAMLVATSQGGIQALSRSYYAKLVPKEKSNEFFGFYNIFGKFASIMGPLIVGLTAQLTGHSNMGVFSLIILFVIGIFFLTRVSDPNNTEVAKTTNY, from the coding sequence ATGAAGAGTTTTACGAAGCAAGAAAATAGTTGGATTTTCTACGATTGGGCCAATTCAGCTTATTCCATTATTATTAGCACTGCGGTATTCCCTCTTTTTTATAAAGCTTCTGCTTCAAAAGCAGGAATAAGCGCTTCTGATTCTACTGCTTATTTAGGTTATACGATCGCAATTTCTACATTCATATTAGCTATGTTAGGTCCAATTCTTGGAACAATTGCCGACTATAAAGGATTTAAAAAGAGGCTCTTTACTTTCTTTTTTTCTCTCGGTGTTTCTTTTACTGCATTACTTACTATTATTCCTAATGATAATTGGCTGTTATTATTGATTTGTTATACGCTTACAGCTATTGGCTTTGCTGGTGCGAATGTATTTTATGACGCTTTTTTGGTAGATGTAACGTCAAAAGAACGTATGAATAAGGTATCCGCTCGGGGGTATAGTCTAGGATATATAGGTAGCACAATCCCTTTTATCATTAGTATAGCTTTAATCGTATTAGCTCAAAAGGAGATACTTTCTATTTCAACAACTCTCGCAAGTCAAATTGCCTTTCTCATAACTGCTGTTTGGTGGGGTATTTTTACAATTCCTTTGTTACGAAACGTTCGTCAAAATTATTATATTGAACCTGAACAAAATCCTGTATTAAATAGCTTTAAGAGGCTAGGAAAAACCTTTAAAAATATCCGACAATATCGTGCTTTATTTATATTTTTACTTGCATATTTCTTTTATATCGATGGTGTTGGGACGATTATTACGATGTCAACAGCTTATGGAACTGACCTTGGAATCAGTTCAACAAATCTATTAATTATTTTGTTTGTTACACAGGTTGTTGCTGCTCCATTTGCAATTATTTACGGAAAACTTGCAGATAAGTTTTCCGGTAAAATTATGCTTTATGTTGGAATCATGATCTATATGATTGTTTGTATATATGCTTACTTTTTAAATTCTACATTAGACTTTTGGATTTTGGCTATGCTTGTTGCCACATCTCAAGGTGGAATCCAAGCTTTAAGTCGTTCATATTACGCAAAACTTGTCCCTAAAGAAAAATCAAATGAGTTTTTTGGCTTCTATAATATTTTCGGTAAATTTGCATCGATCATGGGACCGTTAATAGTAGGCTTGACAGCTCAACTTACAGGTCATTCTAATATGGGTGTATTTAGTCTAATTATTCTATTTGTTATTGGTATTTTCTTTTTAACTCGTGTATCTGATCCAAATAATACAGAAGTAGCCAAAACTACAAATTACTAA
- a CDS encoding DUF2642 domain-containing protein — MSEVQSLVGEKIYVQLSGGNYFEGILTDYGRDVLVLYNGKKYYYIPWLHVHRVSLSSNYKDKIDKPTGPSIAEDIGTISYRKILSNAKGIFAEIYVTGNITFHGNIINVLSDYIVFYSPVFKMLYIPLSHLKWLTPYSHNANPYNSKINLLPENANLSFSRLFDTQLKKEEGKFVVFDGGLDPMKIGILKSVEDGVIELIVASGEVTLLRLNHIKSYHLP; from the coding sequence GTGAGTGAGGTACAATCATTAGTTGGAGAAAAAATTTATGTACAATTATCAGGTGGTAATTATTTTGAAGGAATACTAACAGATTATGGTAGAGACGTCCTAGTATTGTACAACGGAAAAAAATACTATTATATTCCATGGCTTCACGTTCACAGGGTTAGTCTAAGCAGCAATTATAAAGACAAAATAGATAAACCGACTGGACCGTCAATAGCAGAAGATATTGGAACAATCTCTTATCGTAAAATATTATCAAATGCAAAAGGGATCTTTGCAGAGATATATGTTACAGGTAATATCACATTTCATGGAAATATTATAAACGTATTAAGTGACTATATCGTGTTTTATTCACCAGTATTTAAAATGTTGTATATCCCTTTATCACATTTAAAATGGTTAACACCATATAGCCATAATGCCAACCCCTATAACTCTAAAATCAATCTATTACCTGAAAATGCAAATTTGTCATTTTCACGCTTGTTTGATACACAATTAAAAAAAGAAGAAGGAAAATTTGTCGTATTTGATGGGGGGCTTGATCCAATGAAAATTGGAATACTCAAGAGTGTAGAAGATGGTGTCATTGAATTAATTGTAGCAAGTGGAGAGGTCACTTTATTGAGGTTGAATCATATTAAATCATATCACTTACCATAG
- a CDS encoding DUF2642 domain-containing protein: MSYIDSLLNRQVFVLLSGDIAFEGILTDAGQDILVLYNGQKYYYIPWIHVHRVHLCQHIKDKIDTPNEPSIANEIETISYRKVLTNARGIFSEIYVTGNLTFHGYITSVLSDYIVFYSPVFKMMYISLSHLKWLSPYHQNVTPYSIDNANFPINPSKISPVRSFESQLKKEEGKLVIFDGGNDPMKIGLLNTIENSVIELSVASGEVVYLRLNHIKSVHLP, translated from the coding sequence TTGAGTTATATAGATTCATTACTAAATCGACAAGTATTTGTACTTCTATCTGGAGATATTGCTTTTGAAGGTATTTTAACTGATGCAGGACAAGACATACTTGTATTATATAATGGTCAAAAATATTATTATATCCCTTGGATTCATGTTCATCGAGTACATTTATGTCAGCATATTAAAGATAAGATAGATACTCCTAACGAGCCTTCAATTGCAAATGAAATAGAAACAATTTCCTACAGAAAAGTATTAACAAATGCGAGAGGGATTTTCTCGGAAATATATGTTACGGGTAATTTGACCTTTCATGGCTATATAACAAGTGTTTTAAGTGACTATATCGTTTTTTATTCACCAGTATTTAAAATGATGTATATCTCATTATCTCATCTAAAGTGGCTCTCACCATATCATCAAAATGTAACACCTTACTCAATTGATAATGCAAACTTTCCAATAAATCCATCGAAAATCTCCCCTGTGCGCTCTTTTGAATCCCAATTAAAAAAAGAAGAAGGAAAACTAGTTATTTTTGATGGTGGAAATGATCCGATGAAAATTGGTTTGCTGAATACGATTGAAAATAGTGTAATTGAATTATCGGTCGCAAGTGGGGAGGTAGTTTATTTAAGACTTAACCATATTAAGTCTGTTCATTTGCCTTAA
- a CDS encoding arsenic transporter, translating to MNFEILMSASVFLLTMAVIFWRPKGINEAWPAAIGAVIILVTGIVTKSNLIDIVHKIGEASITIIATIVMAIILESFGFFHWSAARLARLAKGSGRRLYWYIQLLCFLMTLLFNNDGSILITTPILILLLKNLRLKPHQQIPYLLSGALIATASSAPIGVSNIVNLIALKIVHMTLYMHTAMMFVPASTGLLFMSWLMYMVLRNKLPKQLPVSTDDIEESFFMKNFHPLKGKMSVETKQKRTKFMLKVLGFVFLMRCLLFVASFLGIPIQYVAVLGSLVLLLWRWYHLRTSPVDILKKTPWHILVFAFSMYVIIYGLHNAGLTAALVKFCEPIVNQGLFQASFIMGGLVSILSNLFNNHPALMVGTITLTEMGLDPITLKTIYLANIIGSDIGSLLLPVGTLASLIWMHILKQNKIKVKWKDYLNVSLIVIPLTTIVTLFLLYYWVQLVFA from the coding sequence ATGAATTTCGAAATTCTAATGAGTGCTTCTGTATTTCTATTAACGATGGCGGTCATTTTTTGGAGACCAAAAGGTATAAATGAAGCATGGCCTGCTGCAATTGGAGCAGTAATCATTTTAGTGACTGGGATTGTAACAAAAAGTAATTTGATCGATATTGTACACAAAATTGGTGAAGCTTCTATTACAATTATCGCAACGATTGTCATGGCGATTATTTTAGAAAGTTTTGGATTTTTCCATTGGTCTGCTGCTAGACTTGCTAGATTAGCTAAAGGGTCAGGGCGCAGATTATACTGGTATATCCAGCTTTTATGCTTTTTAATGACATTACTTTTTAATAATGATGGTAGTATTTTAATTACAACGCCGATTTTAATTCTCCTATTAAAAAATTTACGTTTAAAACCACATCAACAAATTCCATATCTTCTTAGCGGAGCATTAATTGCCACAGCTTCAAGTGCACCAATCGGTGTAAGTAATATCGTAAACTTAATCGCATTAAAAATTGTTCATATGACACTTTATATGCATACAGCTATGATGTTTGTCCCTGCAAGTACAGGATTGTTATTTATGTCATGGCTAATGTATATGGTATTAAGGAACAAATTACCAAAACAATTGCCGGTGTCAACCGATGACATAGAAGAGTCATTTTTTATGAAAAATTTTCATCCTTTAAAAGGCAAAATGTCAGTAGAAACAAAACAAAAAAGAACTAAATTTATGTTAAAGGTATTAGGATTTGTTTTCCTAATGCGCTGCTTATTATTCGTCGCGTCATTTCTAGGAATACCGATTCAATATGTAGCAGTTTTAGGTTCACTCGTCTTATTACTTTGGAGATGGTATCACTTACGGACAAGCCCTGTTGATATCTTAAAAAAGACACCTTGGCATATTTTAGTCTTTGCTTTTTCGATGTATGTGATAATTTATGGTCTCCATAATGCTGGTTTAACGGCAGCTTTAGTAAAATTCTGTGAGCCAATCGTAAATCAAGGCTTATTTCAAGCAAGCTTTATCATGGGAGGTTTAGTTTCAATCCTATCTAATCTGTTTAATAATCATCCAGCTTTAATGGTTGGAACTATTACATTAACAGAAATGGGGCTTGATCCAATTACATTAAAGACAATTTATTTAGCTAATATTATCGGTAGTGATATTGGATCGTTATTACTTCCAGTTGGTACTTTAGCATCCCTAATTTGGATGCACATATTAAAGCAAAATAAAATTAAGGTGAAATGGAAGGATTATCTAAATGTATCATTAATTGTCATACCATTAACAACAATCGTAACGTTGTTTCTACTATACTATTGGGTGCAATTAGTTTTCGCCTAA
- a CDS encoding nitroreductase family protein, with amino-acid sequence MTTTTLTNNFNEILKGRRSIRKYDPNVKIPVEEMHEIIETATLAPSSVNMQPWRFLVIESDEAKATLAPLARFNQSQVETSSAMIALFGDLNNFDFAEEIYGRAVELGYMPADVKEKQLETLSGFFANSTAEQMKDTVLIDGGLVAMQFMLTARAYGYDTCPIGGFEKDKIAEAFGMDKDRYVPVMLISIGKAVDAGYQSVRLPVERVAEWK; translated from the coding sequence ATGACTACGACAACATTAACTAATAATTTTAACGAAATTTTAAAAGGAAGACGCTCAATCCGCAAATATGATCCAAATGTTAAAATCCCGGTAGAGGAAATGCATGAAATAATAGAAACAGCTACTTTAGCACCTTCTTCAGTAAACATGCAACCGTGGAGATTCTTAGTAATTGAAAGTGATGAAGCAAAAGCTACATTAGCTCCATTAGCTCGATTTAATCAATCACAAGTTGAAACTTCTTCTGCGATGATTGCACTATTTGGCGATTTAAATAATTTTGACTTTGCTGAAGAAATATATGGTCGTGCAGTTGAATTAGGTTATATGCCAGCAGACGTTAAAGAGAAGCAACTAGAAACACTTAGTGGTTTCTTTGCAAACAGTACTGCAGAGCAAATGAAAGATACTGTTTTAATTGATGGTGGATTGGTAGCAATGCAATTTATGCTAACTGCTCGTGCTTATGGTTATGACACTTGTCCAATCGGTGGCTTTGAAAAAGACAAAATTGCAGAAGCTTTCGGTATGGATAAAGACCGATATGTTCCTGTTATGTTGATATCAATAGGTAAAGCTGTTGATGCAGGATACCAATCTGTGCGTTTACCAGTTGAACGTGTAGCAGAGTGGAAATAA
- a CDS encoding DUF418 domain-containing protein gives MEKRMVSSENRIDILDAIRGFALYGIFTINIASFTIGGPPGFVKSSNEIDNWMTTILLLLVESKFFTLFSFLFGVGFSIQLINANIKNKLFILQFTRRLFGLFLFGLAHIYFLWDGDILLLYALVGGILLLFRNSSEKKLIKWVGGLLIIPICLLTIVLIGITVLRNIPEYGIQIHHIDVSFLNEFKKGQIESNNPLTTSSFFEAAKERIVGYIGIFPLLFSRIPSVLSMFLLGYFVGKKGYLYDIEKNKQLVSKIAKWGLVIGLSLNFIIIFMFETLPPLSSVIVLFFNQFLTGPILSLSFASCFILLFKNKRFNKFLKNFEYTGRLALSNYIFQSILYSILFYGYGLGLYEKISTWQAIAITFVIYTIQIYLSKLWLKYFRIGLLEWLWRVITKLEIQPIKR, from the coding sequence ATGGAAAAACGAATGGTTTCGTCTGAAAATAGGATTGATATATTAGATGCAATTCGTGGTTTTGCTTTATATGGAATTTTTACTATAAACATCGCTTCATTTACAATTGGTGGTCCACCTGGATTTGTTAAAAGTAGCAATGAAATTGATAATTGGATGACCACAATTTTACTATTACTAGTTGAATCAAAATTTTTTACTCTCTTTTCTTTCTTATTTGGAGTGGGGTTTTCAATTCAACTAATTAATGCGAATATAAAAAATAAATTATTCATTCTACAATTTACTCGTAGATTATTTGGATTATTTTTATTTGGATTAGCGCATATTTATTTTTTATGGGATGGTGATATTTTATTACTTTATGCACTTGTAGGTGGGATCTTACTTTTATTTAGAAATTCTAGTGAAAAAAAACTTATTAAATGGGTAGGTGGGCTACTAATCATACCTATTTGTTTACTTACAATAGTCTTGATTGGAATAACAGTGTTGAGAAATATACCAGAATATGGAATTCAAATACATCATATTGATGTTTCCTTTCTAAATGAATTTAAGAAAGGACAAATTGAGTCCAATAACCCTTTAACAACTAGTTCTTTTTTTGAAGCAGCTAAAGAAAGAATAGTAGGTTATATTGGAATTTTTCCTTTACTATTTTCAAGAATCCCCTCAGTGTTATCTATGTTTTTATTAGGTTATTTTGTAGGGAAAAAAGGATATTTATATGATATAGAAAAAAATAAACAACTAGTTTCCAAAATTGCAAAATGGGGTTTGGTCATTGGTTTATCATTAAATTTCATTATCATTTTCATGTTTGAAACGCTTCCTCCGTTATCAAGTGTAATTGTTTTGTTTTTCAACCAATTCTTAACAGGTCCAATATTATCATTAAGTTTTGCATCATGTTTTATATTATTATTTAAAAATAAGCGTTTTAATAAATTTTTAAAAAACTTTGAGTATACAGGACGATTAGCTCTATCAAATTATATTTTCCAATCTATACTATATTCTATTTTATTCTATGGTTACGGTTTAGGTTTATATGAGAAAATAAGTACCTGGCAAGCAATTGCGATTACATTTGTCATTTATACGATTCAGATTTACTTAAGTAAATTATGGTTAAAATATTTTAGAATAGGACTGTTAGAATGGTTATGGAGAGTGATAACCAAACTAGAAATTCAACCTATAAAAAGATAA
- a CDS encoding TspO/MBR family protein, producing the protein MSSILTFILALLLFSLSGILFPIDIKWYSKLKKPEWIPPSKLFGIVWGVLYVLIALSLAIVEYKVGLKNTSVTYLLIWIINYISNQAFSYFQFKLKRLDLAALDCLIVAVTAVLLIILTIPYSMLAAVLLIPYAIWTIFATYLSFNLYYLNK; encoded by the coding sequence GTGAGCTCAATTCTTACATTTATTTTGGCGTTATTATTATTTTCATTGTCTGGGATCTTATTTCCAATAGATATTAAATGGTATAGCAAGTTGAAAAAACCTGAATGGATTCCACCTAGTAAATTATTTGGAATCGTATGGGGAGTGCTCTATGTATTAATTGCACTGTCACTCGCTATAGTAGAGTACAAAGTTGGTCTAAAAAATACTTCAGTTACTTATTTGCTTATCTGGATCATAAATTATATAAGTAACCAGGCATTTAGTTATTTTCAATTTAAATTAAAAAGACTTGATTTAGCAGCATTAGATTGTTTAATTGTAGCAGTTACAGCGGTATTATTAATCATTTTGACTATACCCTATTCGATGTTAGCCGCTGTATTATTAATTCCATATGCTATATGGACTATATTTGCAACCTATTTATCCTTTAATCTGTATTATTTAAATAAATAA
- a CDS encoding cyanophycinase produces MRKKFIAFLICFILPFSISGLSYVRAQSPQESIEGNLVIVGGGLGSSNKGVYEKFIGLAGSKKAKIGIIPAASGKLKSSLDFKQDLINYGVSPESVEILPLSNHDFSDTDENESNWKDHANNLEIAKQIRGLTAIWFVGGDQHRIVDTLRSEGKDSVVLQEIWDIYRNGAVIGGTSAGAAIMSNTMITGGDSLGALKGYYEKNQNQGEGKEYEPLSVEKGLGFFQNGIVDQHMDERARYARLAITAIQYENNGNLAYGIDEDTAMVVSNKEKTIEVIGRSGVAVIDVNEAKRNGNLENIKISYLAQGDKIHFDSNTIDFSKAKYETKGYEYYSFKALPNTGLLTPYGKLKDYLAYSLVDNESSQAIKSYIYDKEGRGYEIAFRKSKDTNGYWNYTDGQKDDYSIQNVTMDIHPKKLVFSEQDSEIDYKKSDFNRSNHTSEGPIRGNLVIVGGALGSSNSAVYNKLIELAGGPENAKVGIIPAASTKLTSSNDFTKDLIKYGVKKDSIEILPISNHDFKGTPEDEKQWINNMNDDQLVKKISKLNCIWFVGGDQTLITSSLLNGNGSNSKVLDAIWKIYENGAVIGGTSAGAAIMSNTMIAGGDSYGALRYGFTKSYDDMEQQEGGPVYLEKGLNFFQDGIVDQHFDKKARLGRLIVTANEKGKKNQLAYGVDEDTAMIVNNNKHQVDVVGRGGLTVIDLSKAKTSKNMPNKYKNVIVSVISPGDHVNLLTNEVSVSNLKSSTKGFEYYDSNVAPYTGVFSPHGLLKNFLAYHLVDNDQTKEVKSYSFNDDKGFELLFRKTAETNGYWTYKDGQKDDYSVVNVSLDIKPINVVIR; encoded by the coding sequence ATGAGAAAAAAATTTATTGCTTTTTTGATTTGCTTTATTTTACCGTTTTCAATTTCAGGGTTATCTTATGTAAGAGCTCAAAGTCCACAAGAAAGTATTGAAGGAAACCTTGTTATTGTTGGCGGTGGGTTAGGTTCTTCGAATAAAGGAGTGTATGAAAAATTTATTGGGTTAGCCGGATCTAAGAAGGCGAAAATTGGCATTATTCCTGCTGCTAGCGGTAAATTAAAATCTTCTTTAGATTTTAAACAAGATTTAATAAATTATGGTGTAAGTCCAGAATCAGTAGAGATTTTACCTTTATCAAATCATGATTTTTCTGATACAGATGAAAATGAGTCTAATTGGAAGGATCATGCTAATAATTTAGAAATTGCAAAGCAAATAAGAGGGCTGACTGCTATTTGGTTCGTAGGTGGAGACCAACACCGTATAGTTGATACACTACGATCAGAAGGAAAAGATTCAGTAGTCTTACAAGAAATTTGGGATATTTATCGAAATGGTGCAGTTATTGGTGGGACGAGCGCTGGAGCTGCAATAATGAGCAATACGATGATTACAGGCGGAGATAGCCTTGGTGCATTAAAGGGATATTATGAAAAAAATCAAAACCAAGGAGAAGGTAAAGAGTATGAACCTCTGTCAGTTGAAAAAGGACTAGGTTTCTTTCAAAATGGTATAGTTGATCAGCATATGGACGAAAGAGCTCGTTACGCTAGATTAGCTATTACAGCAATCCAATATGAAAATAATGGGAATCTTGCTTATGGAATTGACGAAGACACTGCAATGGTTGTTAGCAACAAAGAAAAAACCATAGAAGTAATAGGTCGCAGTGGAGTAGCAGTTATCGATGTAAACGAAGCAAAAAGAAATGGAAATTTAGAAAACATTAAAATTAGTTACTTAGCTCAAGGTGACAAGATACATTTTGATTCTAATACGATTGATTTTTCGAAAGCTAAATATGAAACAAAAGGATATGAATATTACTCTTTTAAAGCATTACCAAATACAGGGTTACTAACTCCTTATGGAAAGTTAAAAGATTATTTAGCATATTCGCTTGTTGATAACGAATCGTCGCAGGCAATAAAATCATATATATATGATAAAGAAGGCAGAGGGTACGAAATAGCTTTTCGAAAATCAAAGGATACAAATGGTTACTGGAATTATACTGACGGACAAAAAGATGATTATTCTATTCAAAATGTAACAATGGATATTCATCCTAAAAAATTAGTATTTAGTGAACAAGATTCGGAAATTGACTATAAGAAGTCAGATTTTAATAGATCCAATCATACTAGCGAAGGACCTATAAGAGGGAATTTAGTCATTGTCGGTGGAGCGTTGGGAAGTAGTAATAGTGCAGTTTATAATAAATTGATTGAACTTGCAGGTGGACCTGAAAATGCAAAAGTAGGAATCATCCCTGCAGCTAGTACAAAACTGACTTCTTCGAATGATTTTACAAAAGATTTAATTAAATACGGAGTTAAAAAAGATTCTATTGAGATTCTACCAATTTCAAATCATGATTTTAAAGGTACTCCAGAAGACGAAAAGCAATGGATTAACAATATGAACGATGATCAGTTGGTTAAAAAGATTAGTAAATTAAATTGTATTTGGTTTGTTGGTGGGGACCAGACGTTAATTACTTCATCATTATTAAATGGAAATGGTTCAAATTCAAAAGTTTTAGATGCCATCTGGAAGATTTATGAAAATGGTGCTGTTATAGGTGGAACAAGTGCAGGAGCAGCTATTATGAGCAATACAATGATAGCTGGAGGTGACAGTTATGGGGCTTTAAGATATGGATTTACAAAGTCTTATGATGATATGGAACAACAGGAAGGTGGACCAGTTTACTTAGAAAAAGGATTGAATTTCTTTCAAGATGGAATTGTCGATCAGCATTTTGATAAGAAAGCTAGGTTAGGACGTTTAATTGTTACTGCAAATGAAAAAGGGAAGAAAAATCAATTAGCATATGGGGTTGATGAAGACACGGCTATGATTGTTAATAACAACAAACATCAAGTCGATGTAGTTGGACGTGGAGGATTAACTGTCATTGATTTATCGAAAGCAAAAACAAGTAAAAATATGCCAAATAAGTATAAAAATGTTATTGTTTCAGTTATTTCACCTGGAGATCATGTTAATTTATTAACGAATGAGGTAAGCGTAAGTAACTTAAAGTCATCAACAAAAGGATTTGAATATTATGACTCAAACGTAGCCCCTTACACAGGAGTATTTTCTCCTCATGGTTTGTTAAAAAATTTCTTAGCATATCATTTAGTTGATAATGATCAAACCAAAGAAGTAAAGAGCTATAGTTTTAATGATGATAAAGGATTTGAACTATTATTTAGAAAAACAGCTGAAACGAATGGGTACTGGACGTATAAGGATGGTCAAAAAGATGATTATAGCGTGGTAAACGTTTCGTTAGATATTAAACCGATAAATGTAGTAATACGATAG
- a CDS encoding MarR family winged helix-turn-helix transcriptional regulator → MPNTKETKVLSLLKELKVQIETTFEKCMGISQSRLEILNQLFEYGEISQSQLQKTLKIDSAAITRHLKQLELNGKITRRKCESDNRITLVRLTQMGQDQMSSLWKEKVEFVENMLIGFSEEEIDLTLEYLNRIQINMNQINSGRDN, encoded by the coding sequence GTGCCTAATACAAAAGAAACAAAAGTACTATCACTATTAAAAGAATTAAAAGTTCAAATTGAAACAACATTTGAAAAATGTATGGGTATTAGTCAATCACGATTAGAAATTTTGAATCAATTGTTTGAGTACGGTGAAATTAGTCAATCCCAGCTTCAAAAAACATTAAAGATTGATAGTGCTGCTATTACTAGACATTTAAAACAACTTGAGTTAAATGGAAAGATCACTAGAAGAAAGTGTGAGTCTGATAACAGAATAACCTTAGTTAGATTAACACAAATGGGACAAGATCAAATGTCAAGTTTATGGAAGGAAAAAGTAGAGTTTGTAGAGAACATGCTTATTGGCTTTTCCGAAGAAGAAATTGACTTAACACTTGAATATTTAAACCGTATACAAATAAATATGAACCAAATTAATTCTGGTCGCGATAACTAA